A single Clavibacter nebraskensis NCPPB 2581 DNA region contains:
- a CDS encoding SRPBCC family protein: MSEPIVITRTFAAPRERVFDAWTTPADFSAWFGTAAVDVPLDTLRMDVRVGGAWSAVMRLPDGGSIDWAGEYVELDRPSRIAMTMTDRPDAPAGEPLTVDLEEVAGGASRMTMTQRAGEFTPEQRAMTIQGWSAFLDVMEGLVAPTG, from the coding sequence GTGAGCGAGCCCATCGTCATCACCCGCACCTTCGCCGCCCCGCGGGAGCGCGTGTTCGACGCGTGGACCACGCCGGCCGACTTCTCCGCGTGGTTCGGCACCGCCGCGGTCGACGTGCCGCTCGACACCCTGCGCATGGACGTGCGCGTCGGCGGCGCGTGGAGCGCGGTGATGCGGCTGCCCGACGGCGGATCCATCGACTGGGCGGGCGAGTACGTCGAGCTCGACCGGCCGTCGCGCATCGCGATGACGATGACGGACCGGCCGGACGCGCCCGCGGGCGAGCCGCTCACGGTCGACCTCGAGGAGGTCGCGGGCGGCGCCTCGCGCATGACCATGACGCAGCGCGCGGGCGAGTTCACGCCCGAGCAGCGCGCGATGACGATCCAGGGCTGGAGCGCGTTCCTCGACGTGATGGAGGGGCTGGTCGCGCCGACCGGGTGA
- a CDS encoding MDR family MFS transporter, which produces MTTTAPAPLLLTQRRIWIIFSALIAGMLLSSLDQTIVSTAMPTIVGELGGVDHQVWITTAYLLATTIVMPIYGKFGDVLGRRNLFLAAIAIFTLASVGCAFATDFWTFVVFRAAQGLGGGGLMILSQSIIADIVPADQRGKYLGPLGGIFGLSAVGGPLLGGFFVDHLTWQWAFYINIPIGIAAFVVAFITLTLPSKKATKRIDVAGVVLLSLATTCLIFFTDFGGDTAYGWGSLATWAWGLGLVVAASLFVFTESRADDPVIPLSLFRNPVFVNATAIGLALGIGMFAAIGFVPTFLQMSTGTSAAVSGLLLLPMMVGLIGMSITSGILISRTGKYRIFPIVGTLLTMLALVLMTSLTAETPVWLICVFLFVFGLGLGLIMQVVVLVVQNAVPAAQIGTATSTNNYFREVGAALGTAVFGTLFTTRLTENLTGVFAGAGASPDAAASSASSIDPQALNGLPDAVRDGIVNAYADALAPVFWYLVPFIAIAFVLSLVLKQIPLSDVAGLVARGEAVGGEEAERLEAEQRAGVRAGTSPAQATRPDAADDASRVAVPSSDARDGRPER; this is translated from the coding sequence ATGACCACCACCGCCCCGGCGCCCCTCCTGCTCACGCAGCGGCGCATCTGGATTATCTTCTCGGCCCTCATCGCCGGCATGCTCCTGTCGAGCCTCGACCAGACCATCGTCTCCACCGCGATGCCGACCATCGTCGGCGAGCTCGGCGGCGTCGACCACCAGGTCTGGATCACCACGGCCTACCTGCTCGCCACCACGATCGTCATGCCCATCTACGGCAAGTTCGGCGACGTGCTCGGCCGACGGAACCTCTTCCTCGCGGCCATCGCGATCTTCACGCTCGCCTCGGTGGGCTGCGCGTTCGCGACGGACTTCTGGACGTTCGTGGTGTTCCGCGCCGCGCAGGGCCTCGGCGGCGGCGGGCTCATGATCCTGTCGCAGTCGATCATCGCCGACATCGTGCCGGCCGACCAGCGCGGCAAGTACCTCGGCCCGCTCGGCGGCATCTTCGGCCTCTCGGCCGTCGGCGGCCCGCTCCTCGGCGGCTTCTTCGTCGACCACCTCACCTGGCAGTGGGCGTTCTACATCAACATCCCCATCGGGATCGCGGCCTTCGTCGTGGCGTTCATCACGCTGACGCTGCCGAGCAAGAAGGCGACGAAGCGGATCGACGTGGCCGGCGTGGTGCTCCTCTCGCTCGCGACGACGTGCCTCATCTTCTTCACCGACTTCGGCGGCGACACGGCATACGGCTGGGGATCGCTCGCCACCTGGGCCTGGGGCCTCGGCCTCGTGGTCGCGGCGTCGCTGTTCGTGTTCACGGAGTCGCGGGCGGACGACCCGGTGATCCCGCTGAGCCTGTTCCGGAACCCCGTCTTCGTGAACGCCACGGCCATCGGCCTCGCGCTCGGCATCGGGATGTTCGCGGCCATCGGCTTCGTGCCGACGTTCCTGCAGATGTCCACCGGCACGTCCGCCGCGGTCTCGGGGCTGCTGCTCCTGCCGATGATGGTCGGCCTCATCGGCATGTCGATCACGTCGGGCATCCTCATCAGCCGCACCGGGAAGTACCGGATCTTCCCCATCGTCGGGACGCTCCTCACCATGCTCGCGCTCGTGCTGATGACCTCGCTCACCGCCGAGACGCCCGTCTGGCTGATCTGCGTGTTCCTGTTCGTCTTCGGGCTGGGGCTCGGCCTGATCATGCAGGTGGTGGTGCTCGTGGTGCAGAACGCGGTGCCCGCGGCGCAGATCGGCACGGCGACCAGCACGAACAACTACTTCCGCGAGGTGGGCGCCGCGCTCGGCACGGCTGTGTTCGGCACGCTGTTCACGACGCGCCTCACCGAGAACCTCACCGGTGTGTTCGCCGGCGCCGGAGCGTCGCCCGACGCCGCCGCGAGCTCGGCCAGCAGCATCGACCCGCAGGCACTCAACGGGCTGCCCGACGCCGTGCGGGACGGGATCGTGAACGCGTACGCCGACGCGCTGGCGCCGGTCTTCTGGTACCTCGTGCCGTTCATCGCGATCGCGTTCGTGCTCTCGCTCGTGCTCAAGCAGATCCCGCTGTCGGACGTCGCTGGGCTCGTCGCCCGCGGCGAGGCGGTGGGCGGCGAGGAGGCCGAACGGCTCGAGGCGGAGCAGCGCGCGGGCGTCCGCGCCGGCACGAGCCCGGCGCAGGCGACCCGCCCGGACGCGGCCGATGATGCCTCGCGGGTCGCGGTGCCGTCGAGCGATGCGCGCGACGGCCGCCCCGAGCGCTGA
- a CDS encoding SDR family oxidoreductase: MSVDGRVVVVAGASSAAGRAVCAELTAAGARVVAVGTDAGRLADVDAERREVCDLADHAAVVDLAARIRADLGGVDGLIHLVGGWRGGNGLEGQTDDDWDFLHERLVTTLRNTTRAFDADLQSSDAGRLAIVSSTAVQRPYPGGANYSTAKIAAETWVRAVDRGFSKAGSPARTTIFVVKALGGLEEALARRVVGLWTSVPPERDLIEG; encoded by the coding sequence GTGAGCGTCGACGGCCGCGTGGTCGTGGTCGCGGGCGCGTCGAGCGCCGCGGGCCGGGCCGTGTGCGCCGAGCTCACGGCGGCGGGCGCGCGCGTCGTCGCGGTCGGCACAGACGCCGGACGGCTCGCGGACGTCGACGCCGAGCGCCGCGAGGTGTGCGACCTCGCCGACCACGCGGCCGTCGTGGACCTGGCCGCGCGGATCCGGGCCGACCTCGGCGGCGTCGACGGCCTGATCCACCTCGTCGGCGGCTGGCGCGGCGGCAACGGCCTCGAGGGCCAGACCGACGACGACTGGGACTTCCTGCACGAGCGCCTCGTCACCACGCTCCGCAACACCACGCGCGCGTTCGACGCCGACCTGCAGTCGTCCGACGCCGGCCGCCTCGCGATCGTCTCCTCCACCGCCGTGCAGCGCCCGTACCCGGGCGGCGCCAACTACTCGACCGCGAAGATCGCCGCCGAGACGTGGGTGCGCGCCGTCGACCGCGGGTTCTCCAAGGCCGGATCCCCCGCGCGCACCACGATCTTCGTCGTCAAGGCGCTCGGCGGGCTCGAGGAGGCGCTGGCACGTCGGGTCGTCGGGCTGTGGACCTCCGTGCCGCCCGAGCGCGACCTGATCGAGGGCTGA
- a CDS encoding HipA domain-containing protein: MIRVLDVRLYGVLVATLEQIRPREYVLEYTREWSEEEDLPVSLSLPVTQRRHEGAVVFHFIDNLLPDSGPVRDAWAREAGLADTEPFQLLAVHGADVAGALEFYPAGEESRSDGHLEPLSHESIAERIRAIRDDLPDPALVEGEAGRFSLGGAQGKFALALRGGEWFAPTGVHPSSHIFKPKVGALADGEIIEHVTMTALPLLGIPAARTEMLDFDTERSLVVTRFDRQPAADGGLTRFHQEDLVQATGTPRLKKYQKDGGPGYRDILGQLSRIPDSEISALARSRFVEALFASWFLLNTDAHGKNFSLRHAAPAFDLTEMYDFSSLLPYIRPRGDAPRDLLHAFGATRMSMAIAGRYEAESMGAFEWAAVAREAGMPGDAFIQWAKDFVSIAPAVFRLVAGGLREAHRTSTVETMLDRLETRSEQVLRILDREIRI, translated from the coding sequence GTGATCCGGGTCCTCGATGTGCGCCTATACGGCGTGCTCGTCGCCACCCTCGAACAGATCCGGCCGCGTGAATACGTCCTGGAATACACCAGAGAGTGGAGCGAAGAGGAAGATCTGCCTGTCTCACTGTCCCTTCCCGTCACGCAGCGGCGGCATGAAGGGGCAGTGGTGTTCCACTTCATCGACAACCTGTTGCCGGACAGCGGCCCTGTGCGCGATGCATGGGCGAGGGAGGCGGGACTCGCGGACACGGAGCCGTTCCAGCTGCTCGCCGTACACGGTGCAGACGTCGCTGGTGCCCTGGAGTTCTACCCGGCAGGGGAGGAATCCCGCTCGGACGGTCATCTGGAACCGCTCAGCCACGAATCCATAGCCGAGCGCATCCGGGCCATTCGAGACGATCTGCCCGACCCGGCGCTCGTGGAAGGCGAGGCAGGCCGTTTCTCCCTGGGAGGCGCCCAGGGCAAGTTCGCCCTGGCTCTCCGCGGAGGCGAGTGGTTCGCACCGACCGGCGTGCACCCGTCCAGCCACATCTTCAAGCCCAAGGTCGGTGCCCTCGCTGACGGGGAGATCATCGAGCACGTGACGATGACGGCGCTACCGTTGCTCGGCATTCCCGCCGCCCGGACCGAGATGCTGGACTTCGACACTGAGCGGTCCCTCGTGGTCACCCGCTTCGATCGACAACCCGCGGCGGACGGCGGCCTGACGCGCTTCCATCAAGAGGACCTCGTGCAAGCGACCGGCACCCCGCGGTTGAAGAAGTACCAGAAGGACGGCGGCCCGGGATATCGCGACATCCTCGGCCAGCTCAGCCGCATCCCGGACAGCGAGATCTCCGCGCTCGCGAGATCCCGATTCGTCGAGGCGCTCTTCGCTTCGTGGTTCCTGCTGAACACCGACGCCCACGGCAAGAACTTCTCGCTGAGGCACGCTGCTCCCGCGTTCGATCTGACCGAGATGTACGACTTCTCGTCCCTGTTGCCCTACATCCGGCCACGGGGAGATGCGCCGCGAGACCTGCTCCATGCCTTCGGTGCGACGCGGATGTCCATGGCCATCGCAGGGCGGTATGAGGCGGAATCGATGGGTGCCTTCGAATGGGCCGCGGTTGCGCGAGAAGCGGGCATGCCGGGCGATGCGTTCATCCAGTGGGCCAAGGACTTCGTGTCCATCGCGCCCGCCGTCTTCCGTCTCGTCGCGGGGGGCCTGCGCGAGGCGCATCGGACGTCGACCGTCGAGACGATGCTCGATCGGTTGGAGACGCGCTCCGAGCAAGTGCTGCGCATCTTGGATCGGGAGATCCGCATCTGA
- a CDS encoding TetR/AcrR family transcriptional regulator, which produces MHSVTTSATGLRERRRAETSARLTTLARRLTAERGLSGFTVEEVCDEAGVSRRTFFNYFASKEDALFGRSAHVDTADLEEAFVAAGDPRDPALSPTLLDDLAELCLERWARLDTDGTSMQDMHAAFRREPGLLVRALEAAMEDEAKDVLLVERREGLPPGDLRASVVVQTMGSLGRASAREFLVPGNADSIQLILRRRLDALREIAHPTTVTTRQHERTP; this is translated from the coding sequence ATGCACTCCGTGACGACGAGTGCAACGGGACTCCGCGAGCGCCGCCGGGCGGAGACCTCGGCGCGTCTCACGACGCTCGCCCGACGCCTCACCGCCGAGCGCGGCCTCTCCGGCTTCACGGTCGAGGAGGTCTGCGACGAGGCCGGCGTCTCCCGCCGCACCTTCTTCAACTACTTCGCCTCCAAGGAGGACGCGCTCTTCGGGCGCTCCGCGCACGTCGACACCGCCGACCTCGAGGAGGCGTTCGTCGCGGCCGGCGACCCGCGGGATCCGGCGCTCTCGCCGACCCTCCTCGACGACCTCGCGGAGCTGTGCCTCGAGCGCTGGGCCCGCCTCGACACCGACGGCACCTCGATGCAGGACATGCACGCGGCCTTCCGCCGGGAGCCCGGCCTCCTCGTGCGCGCCCTCGAGGCCGCCATGGAGGACGAGGCGAAGGACGTGCTCCTCGTCGAGCGCCGCGAGGGGCTGCCCCCCGGCGACCTCCGCGCGTCCGTCGTCGTCCAGACCATGGGCTCGCTCGGCCGCGCGAGCGCGCGCGAGTTCCTCGTCCCCGGCAACGCCGACTCCATCCAGCTCATCCTGCGTCGGCGCCTCGACGCCCTCCGCGAGATCGCGCACCCCACCACCGTGACCACCCGCCAGCACGAACGGACCCCATGA
- a CDS encoding inorganic phosphate transporter, translating to MDPFILLVLVVITALAFDFTNGFHDTANAMATSIATGALKPKVAVTLSAVLNLVGAFLSIEVALTVTNAVVKIQDKSGAPDPALLQGGGSALLLIVLAGLIGGIVWNLLTWLLGLPSSSSHALFGGLIGSTLAGLGLNGVNWAGDGSKLDGVVGKVILPALMSPILAGAVAAVGTWLVFRIVGNLAGRGLDRTFRIGQIGSASLVSLAHGTNDAQKTMGVITLALIAAGGWTDTESVPFWVKISCALAISLGTYIGGWRIIRTVGKGLVEIDTHQGMAAESSSAAVILASSHLGFALSTTHVATGSILGSGVGRPGAQVRWRVALRMVVAWIITLPAAALVGAVMWWLGHLIGGAAGGIAMTLVLVAVSITVYVRSRKDDVGAHNVNDEWSDEKAARPAPQPADA from the coding sequence GTGGATCCCTTCATTCTCCTCGTGCTCGTCGTCATCACGGCGCTCGCCTTCGACTTCACCAACGGCTTCCACGACACGGCGAACGCGATGGCCACATCCATCGCGACCGGCGCGTTGAAGCCCAAGGTCGCGGTCACGCTCTCCGCCGTGCTCAACCTGGTGGGCGCCTTCCTCAGCATCGAGGTCGCGCTCACGGTCACGAACGCGGTCGTGAAGATCCAGGACAAGTCGGGCGCCCCCGACCCGGCGCTGCTGCAGGGCGGCGGATCCGCGCTGCTGCTCATCGTGCTCGCGGGCCTCATCGGCGGCATCGTGTGGAACCTGCTCACCTGGCTGCTCGGCCTCCCGTCGAGCTCCTCGCACGCGCTGTTCGGCGGCCTCATCGGCTCGACGCTCGCGGGCCTCGGGCTGAACGGCGTGAACTGGGCGGGCGACGGATCCAAGCTCGACGGCGTCGTGGGCAAGGTGATCCTGCCGGCGCTCATGTCGCCGATCCTCGCGGGGGCGGTGGCCGCCGTCGGCACGTGGCTGGTCTTCCGCATCGTCGGCAACCTCGCCGGCCGCGGCCTCGACCGCACCTTCCGCATCGGCCAGATCGGCAGCGCCTCGCTCGTCTCCCTCGCGCACGGCACGAACGACGCGCAGAAGACCATGGGCGTCATCACGCTCGCGCTCATCGCGGCGGGCGGCTGGACCGACACGGAGTCGGTGCCGTTCTGGGTGAAGATCAGCTGCGCGCTCGCCATCTCGCTCGGCACCTACATCGGCGGCTGGCGCATCATCCGCACGGTCGGCAAGGGTCTCGTCGAGATCGACACGCACCAGGGCATGGCCGCCGAGAGCTCGTCGGCCGCGGTCATCCTCGCGTCCAGCCACCTCGGCTTCGCGCTCTCCACCACGCACGTCGCCACCGGGTCCATCCTCGGCTCCGGCGTCGGCCGGCCCGGCGCGCAGGTGCGCTGGCGCGTGGCGCTGCGCATGGTCGTGGCGTGGATCATCACCCTCCCGGCCGCCGCCCTCGTCGGCGCGGTCATGTGGTGGCTCGGCCACCTCATCGGCGGAGCGGCCGGCGGCATCGCGATGACGCTCGTGCTCGTCGCCGTCTCGATCACCGTCTACGTCCGCTCGCGCAAGGACGACGTGGGCGCGCACAACGTGAACGACGAGTGGTCCGACGAGAAGGCCGCCCGCCCCGCCCCCCAGCCCGCCGACGCCTGA
- a CDS encoding GNAT family N-acetyltransferase, producing MTSTSPTDTADAAATPEVRLVPVDVDAEVDGIRAFLTGNAFPFHMRPRPTAAEVDARIADGDFAGPAHAALWIDVEGHGRVGLAVLDDLEDPGVLLDLRLAEAWRGRGLGAPVVRALTAHVFRTYPHVTRFEAQTRDDNRAMRRVLVRAGFVKEAHYRDGWPVAGGEPRASVGYAVLRRDHETGTTTPVPDDDEA from the coding sequence ATGACCTCGACCTCCCCGACCGACACCGCCGACGCCGCCGCGACGCCGGAGGTGCGCCTCGTGCCCGTCGACGTGGACGCCGAGGTCGATGGGATCCGCGCGTTCCTCACCGGGAACGCGTTCCCCTTCCACATGCGCCCGCGGCCCACCGCGGCGGAGGTCGACGCGCGCATCGCGGACGGCGACTTCGCGGGGCCCGCGCACGCGGCGCTCTGGATCGACGTGGAGGGGCACGGCCGCGTGGGCCTCGCGGTGCTCGACGACCTCGAGGATCCGGGGGTGCTGCTCGACCTGCGCCTCGCCGAGGCCTGGCGCGGCCGGGGGCTCGGCGCGCCCGTGGTGCGCGCGCTGACCGCGCACGTGTTCCGCACGTACCCCCACGTCACGCGCTTCGAGGCGCAGACCCGCGACGACAACCGGGCGATGCGCCGGGTGCTCGTGCGCGCGGGCTTCGTGAAGGAGGCGCACTACCGCGACGGCTGGCCCGTCGCGGGCGGCGAGCCGCGCGCCTCCGTCGGCTACGCGGTGCTGCGCCGCGACCACGAGACGGGGACGACGACTCCCGTGCCGGACGACGACGAGGCGTAG
- a CDS encoding helix-turn-helix transcriptional regulator encodes MRASWSADLGRIARQRRLDLGWSQEELAAKAEVTRQWLTRFETGKGDPTLSKVLRVLRALKLHVDVAAEERVAVTRPRMTIPVYKPASVDTSHLAAALEQFALVASRVKKPDEKALAAALVAMQDTMAGAMERLSRSQQQMRGQGQLPSRSRSARGEDHEEAK; translated from the coding sequence ATGCGCGCATCGTGGTCGGCGGATCTCGGTCGCATCGCGCGCCAGCGGCGGTTGGACCTGGGGTGGTCGCAGGAGGAACTGGCCGCGAAGGCGGAGGTGACGCGTCAGTGGTTGACGCGCTTCGAGACGGGCAAAGGCGATCCCACGCTCTCGAAGGTGCTGCGCGTCCTACGGGCACTCAAGCTGCATGTGGATGTGGCCGCCGAGGAGCGTGTCGCGGTCACGCGGCCCCGCATGACGATCCCGGTCTACAAGCCCGCAAGCGTGGACACGTCTCATCTCGCTGCCGCCCTGGAGCAGTTCGCCCTCGTCGCTTCGCGGGTGAAGAAGCCCGATGAGAAGGCACTGGCGGCTGCTCTGGTCGCGATGCAAGACACCATGGCGGGGGCGATGGAACGGTTGTCGCGCTCCCAGCAGCAGATGCGGGGACAGGGGCAGCTCCCCTCCCGCTCCCGGTCTGCTCGCGGGGAAGATCATGAGGAGGCGAAGTGA
- a CDS encoding DUF3349 domain-containing protein, which yields MTESASEGGGPGDGATGVVVPDRHDRGIVQRVVGWLRAGYPTGVPDQDYVPLLGILRRSLTAEELEQVVDQLVDDAVAADAAGEEIGRSQLRERVEAMLLGPAMPEDLVRVSARLAAAGWPLGSPDDLHEPDAAGARATERTGLVSRIVSWLRAGYPAGLPEQDFVPLLALLRRRLSDEEVQQVSARLASEGGLPASRLDVASAIAGVTSEMPSDADVERVRAYLEAHGWPEGFRI from the coding sequence ATGACCGAGAGCGCATCCGAGGGCGGCGGGCCGGGCGACGGCGCGACCGGCGTCGTCGTCCCCGACCGCCACGACCGCGGCATCGTCCAGCGCGTCGTCGGCTGGCTGCGGGCGGGCTACCCGACCGGCGTGCCGGACCAGGACTACGTGCCGCTGCTGGGGATCCTCCGCCGCAGCCTCACCGCCGAGGAGCTCGAGCAGGTGGTCGACCAGCTCGTCGACGACGCCGTGGCGGCGGACGCGGCGGGCGAGGAGATCGGCCGGAGCCAGCTCCGCGAGCGCGTCGAGGCGATGCTGCTCGGCCCCGCGATGCCCGAGGACCTGGTGCGCGTCTCGGCCCGGCTGGCGGCGGCGGGCTGGCCGCTCGGATCCCCCGACGACCTGCACGAGCCGGACGCCGCCGGCGCGCGCGCGACCGAGCGCACGGGCCTCGTCTCCCGGATCGTCTCCTGGCTCCGCGCCGGCTACCCCGCCGGGCTCCCCGAGCAGGACTTCGTGCCGCTGCTGGCGCTGCTGCGTCGCCGTCTCAGCGACGAGGAGGTGCAGCAGGTGAGCGCCCGCCTCGCGTCCGAGGGCGGGCTGCCGGCCAGTCGCCTTGACGTCGCCTCCGCCATCGCGGGCGTCACCTCCGAGATGCCGTCGGACGCCGATGTCGAGCGCGTGCGCGCCTACCTCGAGGCGCACGGCTGGCCGGAGGGCTTCCGGATCTGA
- a CDS encoding DUF6421 family protein, giving the protein MSSAAAPAAVIGEPEVVEDASTVASSPAWLALKDAAVALQPMQAKDGSIPEAAHHAEAARLITVIRDSVRALAPLFPHDAAYLAALDVDFARWVDQGLGVPDFLDALTAFQPQRDRVDGIRHLVVFPMTTQNGSASRLVEAVLIEVVWPKFVAELEAGDYGNALFVPIRFVDFTPGYDTNSAVLFPETVAMREVPTFTWGAIFADREAARFRRVVRHAAEVTKLELPEDARRLLDDQRLAEETFVMWDLIHDRTHMRGDLPFDPFMIKQRMPFFLYSIEELRCDLTAFREAVRIQRRLAAVDPAERTAADDALLERAGMVQHAVIFDRIFRFAITGSRVRNYDGLGGQLLFAWLHQHHVLHWTDTRLTIDWDDVADVVVALADRVNDLYWRSIDRPKTAHWLAAYAMVTETVTPHPASTWAKGPDALPLDGPPKGLTDLVLDDEFPLSMFFEALEKKMRDVISSTAGITGQAA; this is encoded by the coding sequence ATGTCCAGCGCCGCAGCCCCCGCAGCCGTCATCGGCGAGCCCGAGGTCGTCGAGGACGCGAGCACCGTCGCCTCCTCCCCCGCCTGGCTCGCCCTCAAGGACGCCGCCGTCGCGCTCCAGCCGATGCAGGCCAAGGACGGGTCGATCCCCGAGGCCGCGCACCACGCGGAGGCCGCCCGGCTCATCACGGTGATCCGCGACTCCGTGCGCGCGCTCGCCCCGCTCTTCCCGCACGACGCCGCCTACCTCGCAGCCCTCGACGTCGACTTCGCCCGCTGGGTCGACCAGGGCCTCGGCGTCCCCGACTTCCTCGACGCCCTCACCGCGTTCCAGCCGCAGCGCGACCGCGTGGACGGGATCCGGCACCTCGTGGTCTTCCCGATGACCACGCAGAACGGCAGCGCCAGCCGCCTCGTCGAGGCCGTGCTCATCGAGGTCGTCTGGCCCAAGTTCGTCGCCGAGCTGGAGGCGGGCGACTACGGCAACGCGCTGTTCGTCCCCATCCGCTTCGTCGACTTCACGCCCGGCTACGACACCAACTCGGCCGTGCTCTTCCCCGAGACGGTCGCCATGCGCGAGGTGCCGACCTTCACCTGGGGCGCGATCTTCGCCGACCGCGAGGCCGCCCGCTTCCGCCGCGTGGTGCGCCACGCCGCCGAGGTCACGAAGCTCGAGCTGCCGGAGGACGCGCGGCGCCTGCTGGACGACCAGCGGCTCGCGGAGGAGACCTTCGTGATGTGGGACCTCATCCACGACCGCACGCACATGCGCGGCGACCTGCCGTTCGACCCGTTCATGATCAAGCAGCGGATGCCGTTCTTCCTCTACTCGATCGAGGAGCTGCGCTGCGACCTCACCGCGTTCCGCGAGGCCGTCCGCATCCAGCGCCGGCTCGCCGCGGTGGATCCCGCCGAGCGCACCGCCGCCGACGACGCCCTCCTCGAGCGCGCCGGCATGGTGCAGCACGCCGTGATCTTCGACCGCATCTTCCGGTTCGCGATCACCGGCTCCCGCGTCCGCAACTACGACGGCCTCGGCGGCCAGCTGCTGTTCGCCTGGCTGCACCAGCACCACGTGCTGCACTGGACCGACACGCGCCTCACGATCGACTGGGACGACGTCGCCGACGTGGTCGTGGCGCTCGCCGACCGGGTGAACGACCTCTACTGGCGCTCGATCGACCGGCCGAAGACCGCGCACTGGCTGGCCGCCTACGCGATGGTCACCGAGACGGTCACGCCGCACCCCGCGTCCACCTGGGCGAAGGGGCCGGACGCGCTGCCGCTCGACGGTCCGCCGAAGGGCCTCACCGACCTCGTGCTCGACGACGAGTTCCCGCTCAGCATGTTCTTCGAGGCGCTGGAGAAGAAGATGCGCGACGTCATCTCCTCGACCGCGGGGATCACGGGGCAGGCCGCGTGA